The Puntigrus tetrazona isolate hp1 chromosome 4, ASM1883169v1, whole genome shotgun sequence genome includes a window with the following:
- the stk38l gene encoding serine/threonine-protein kinase 38-like isoform X2, giving the protein MTGGMAAPLPMSNHTRERVTVAKLTLEHFYSTLLTQHEEREMRQKKLEKVMDEEGLPDEEKSMRRSLHARKETEFLRLKRTRLGLDDFESLKVIGRGAFGEVRLVQKKDTGHIYAMKILRKADMLEKEQVAHIRAERDILVEADGAWVVKMFYSFQDKRNLYLIMEFLPGGDMMTLLMKKDTLSEEATQFYIAETVLAIDSIHQLGFIHRDIKPDNLLLDSRGHVKLSDFGLCTGLKKAHRTEFYRNLTHNPPSDFSFQNMNSKRKAETWKKNRRQLAYSTVGTPDYIAPEVFMQTGYNKLCDWWSLGVIMYEMLIGYPPFCSETPQETYRKVMNWRETLTFPPEVPISERAKDMILRYCTDAENRIGSGSVDEIKSHQFFESVDWEHIRERPAAISIDIKSIDDTSNFDDFPESDILQPVTNVTEPDFKSKDWVFLNYTYKRFEGLTQRGTIPTYMKAGKA; this is encoded by the exons ATGACGGGAGGCATGGCGGCTCCCCTCCCGATGAGCAACCACACGCGCGAGAGAGTCACGGTGGCCAAACTCACGCTGGAGCACTTCTACAGCACCCTGCTCACCCAGCACGAGGAGCGGGAGATGAG GCAGAAGAAGCTGGAAAAGGTGATGGACGAGGAGGGTTTACCCGATGAAGAG AAGAGTATGAGGCGCTCTCTGCACGCCCGCAAGGAGACCGAGTTCCTGCGGCTCAAGAGGACCCGGCTTGGTCTCGACGACTTCGAGTCCCTCAAAGTGATCGGGAGAGGAGCTTTCGGAGAG GTTCGCCTGGTTCAGAAAAAGGACACGGGTCACATTTACGCCATGAAGATCCTCAGGAAAGCAGACATGTTGGAGAAAGAACAG GTGGCTCATATCCGGGCCGAGAGAGACATCCTGGTGGAGGCTGATGGCGCCTGGGTAGTGAAGATGTTCTACAGCTTTCAAGATAAACGCAATCTGTACCTCATCATGGAGTTTCTGCCTGGAG gagaTATGATGACTCTGCTGATGAAGAAAGACACGCTGTCTGAAGAAGCTACGCAGTTCTATATAGCAGAGACGGTCCTGGCCATAGACTCCATTCACCAGCTGGGCTTCATTCACCGAGACATCAAGCCTGACAACTTGCTGCTCGATTCACGG GGCCATGTCAAACTGTCTGACTTTGGGCTCTGCACAGGCTTGAAGAAGGCCCATCGGACTGAATTTTACAGGAACCTCACGCACAACCCTCCCAGCGACTTCT CTTTCCAAAACATGAATTCAAAACGGAAAGCAGAAACATGGAAGAAAAACCGAAGACAGCTG GCCTATTCCACCGTCGGGACGCCAGACTACATCGCCCCTGAGGTATTCATGCAAACGGGCTACAACAAGCTGTGCGACTGGTGGTCTCTCGGAGTGATAATGTACGAGATGTTGATAG GCTACCCGCCCTTCTGTTCCGAGACGCCGCAGGAAACCTACAGGAAGGTCATGAACTGGCGAGAAACGCTAACTTTCCCTCCTGAGGTCCCCATCTCGGAGAGAGCCAAGGACATGATCCTTAG GTATTGCACAGATGCGGAAAACAGGATTGGGTCAGGAAGTGTGGACGAAATCAAATCTCACCAGTTCTTTGAGTCCGTGGACTGGGAGCACATCAG AGAGAGGCCCGCTGCTATTTCCATTGACATCAAGAGCATCGATGATACGTCCAACTTTGATGACTTTCCAGAGTCAGACATTCTTCAGCCAG TGACAAATGTAACCGAACCAGACTTCAAGTCCAAGGACTGGGTTTTCCTCAACTACACCTACAAGCGCTTCGAGGGACTGACGCAGCGCGGCACCATCCCCACTTACATGAAAGCGGGGAAGGCGTGA
- the lrtm2a gene encoding leucine-rich repeat and transmembrane domain-containing protein 2 encodes MQLSTAPTVGRRRRGNPDSQGLLGVLSVCATLLQLCAGCPSECVCNSLEANCSGRSLVSVPALISFPEGTHTLLLANNRLSSLPVSAFANLSTLETLDLSNNYLDNLPSRLFRELSNLSDLSLRNNSLTVLDRELFRGLTLLRRLDLSLNGLAAVPLGLLDELQGLTWLSLAGNRLHALERATFEPLVNLQHLELGMNPWECDCNLRDFKHWMEWLIYRGGYVDAVECTLPKDLRGRDIRGVPVEMFNYCLQLEDENGGGAGSTKGGSPPCFRGTAAPSSEGAVVRTEAELPDCVKQRYRPVSVRKAIGTVVIAGVVCGIVCIMMVAAAAYGCIYASLMAKYQRELKKRQPLMGDAEAEADPEEKQISSVA; translated from the exons ATGCAGCTCAGCACTGCACCTACAGTGGGTCGCAGGAGGAGAGGAAATCCGGACAGCCAAG GTCTGCTAGGtgtgctgagtgtgtgtgctaCGTTACTGCAGTTATGCGCTGGCTGTCcttcagagtgtgtgtgtaactcaCTGGAAGCTAACTGCAGTGGGCGGAGTCTAGTATCTGTGCCCGCTCTCATTTCTTTCCCGGAGGGCACACATACCCTCCTTCTGGCCAATAACCGCCTCTCCTCTCTTCCCGTCTCTGCCTTCGCCAACCTAAGCACCCTGGAGACACTCGACCTGTCCAATAACTATCTGGACAACCTGCCTTCCAGACTGTTCCGTGAGCTGAGTAACCTGAGCGATTTGAGTTTGCGTAACAACAGCCTGACGGTTTTGGATCGCGAGTTATTTCGCGGCCTGACCCTGCTGCGGAGACTGGATCTGTCTCTGAACGGCTTGGCCGCTGTGCCGCTGGGCCTGCTGGATGAGCTGCAAGGGCTGACCTGGCTCTCCTTGGCTGGGAACAGACTTCACGCCCTAGAGAGAGCCACGTTTGAGCCTCTCGTCAACCTTCAGCACCTGGAGCTGGGCATGAACCCTTGGGAGTGTGACTGCAACCTGAGGGACTTCAAACACTGGATGGAGTGGCTAATATATCGAG GCGGTTATGTCGATGCCGTTGAGTGTACACTTCCGAAGGACTTAAGGGGTCGTGACATCAGGGGCGTTCCTGTGGAGATGTTCAACTACTGTCTGCAATTGGAAGATGAGAATGGAGGTGGGGCTGGGAGCACGAAGGGTGGATCTCCACCTTGTTTTCGAGGGACAGCCGCTCCGTCATCTGAAGGTGCAGTGGTGCGTACGGAGGCGGAGCTACCAGACTGTGTGAAGCAGCGTTATCGGCCAGTCAGTGTTCGCAAGGCGATCGGTACAGTAGTGATCGCTGGTGTGGTCTGTGGAATTGTGTGTATTATGATGGTGGCCGCCGCAGCGTATGGCTGCATTTACGCCTCTCTAATGGCAAAATACCAACGAGAGCTAAAGAAGAGGCAGCCGTTGATGGGTGACGCAGAGGCAGAAGCCGACCCGGAGGAGAAACAGATCTCATCAGTTGCATAG
- the stk38l gene encoding serine/threonine-protein kinase 38-like isoform X1, whose translation MIFLFQPSVAMTGGMAAPLPMSNHTRERVTVAKLTLEHFYSTLLTQHEEREMRQKKLEKVMDEEGLPDEEKSMRRSLHARKETEFLRLKRTRLGLDDFESLKVIGRGAFGEVRLVQKKDTGHIYAMKILRKADMLEKEQVAHIRAERDILVEADGAWVVKMFYSFQDKRNLYLIMEFLPGGDMMTLLMKKDTLSEEATQFYIAETVLAIDSIHQLGFIHRDIKPDNLLLDSRGHVKLSDFGLCTGLKKAHRTEFYRNLTHNPPSDFSFQNMNSKRKAETWKKNRRQLAYSTVGTPDYIAPEVFMQTGYNKLCDWWSLGVIMYEMLIGYPPFCSETPQETYRKVMNWRETLTFPPEVPISERAKDMILRYCTDAENRIGSGSVDEIKSHQFFESVDWEHIRERPAAISIDIKSIDDTSNFDDFPESDILQPVTNVTEPDFKSKDWVFLNYTYKRFEGLTQRGTIPTYMKAGKA comes from the exons ATGATTTTCCTGTTCCAGCCTAGCGTGGCCATGACGGGAGGCATGGCGGCTCCCCTCCCGATGAGCAACCACACGCGCGAGAGAGTCACGGTGGCCAAACTCACGCTGGAGCACTTCTACAGCACCCTGCTCACCCAGCACGAGGAGCGGGAGATGAG GCAGAAGAAGCTGGAAAAGGTGATGGACGAGGAGGGTTTACCCGATGAAGAG AAGAGTATGAGGCGCTCTCTGCACGCCCGCAAGGAGACCGAGTTCCTGCGGCTCAAGAGGACCCGGCTTGGTCTCGACGACTTCGAGTCCCTCAAAGTGATCGGGAGAGGAGCTTTCGGAGAG GTTCGCCTGGTTCAGAAAAAGGACACGGGTCACATTTACGCCATGAAGATCCTCAGGAAAGCAGACATGTTGGAGAAAGAACAG GTGGCTCATATCCGGGCCGAGAGAGACATCCTGGTGGAGGCTGATGGCGCCTGGGTAGTGAAGATGTTCTACAGCTTTCAAGATAAACGCAATCTGTACCTCATCATGGAGTTTCTGCCTGGAG gagaTATGATGACTCTGCTGATGAAGAAAGACACGCTGTCTGAAGAAGCTACGCAGTTCTATATAGCAGAGACGGTCCTGGCCATAGACTCCATTCACCAGCTGGGCTTCATTCACCGAGACATCAAGCCTGACAACTTGCTGCTCGATTCACGG GGCCATGTCAAACTGTCTGACTTTGGGCTCTGCACAGGCTTGAAGAAGGCCCATCGGACTGAATTTTACAGGAACCTCACGCACAACCCTCCCAGCGACTTCT CTTTCCAAAACATGAATTCAAAACGGAAAGCAGAAACATGGAAGAAAAACCGAAGACAGCTG GCCTATTCCACCGTCGGGACGCCAGACTACATCGCCCCTGAGGTATTCATGCAAACGGGCTACAACAAGCTGTGCGACTGGTGGTCTCTCGGAGTGATAATGTACGAGATGTTGATAG GCTACCCGCCCTTCTGTTCCGAGACGCCGCAGGAAACCTACAGGAAGGTCATGAACTGGCGAGAAACGCTAACTTTCCCTCCTGAGGTCCCCATCTCGGAGAGAGCCAAGGACATGATCCTTAG GTATTGCACAGATGCGGAAAACAGGATTGGGTCAGGAAGTGTGGACGAAATCAAATCTCACCAGTTCTTTGAGTCCGTGGACTGGGAGCACATCAG AGAGAGGCCCGCTGCTATTTCCATTGACATCAAGAGCATCGATGATACGTCCAACTTTGATGACTTTCCAGAGTCAGACATTCTTCAGCCAG TGACAAATGTAACCGAACCAGACTTCAAGTCCAAGGACTGGGTTTTCCTCAACTACACCTACAAGCGCTTCGAGGGACTGACGCAGCGCGGCACCATCCCCACTTACATGAAAGCGGGGAAGGCGTGA